From Cellulomonas dongxiuzhuiae, the proteins below share one genomic window:
- the nrdR gene encoding transcriptional regulator NrdR, producing the protein MHCPFCRHPDSRVVDSRTSDDGSSIRRRRQCPSCHRRFTTIETASLSVVKRSGATEPFSREKIANGVRKACQGRPVSEDDLALLAQKVEENLRTAGSAEIDAYEIGLAILGPLRELDEVAYLRFASVYQAFDSLEDFETAISGLRAEHVEGRDADGRVTGSAGPS; encoded by the coding sequence GTGCACTGTCCGTTCTGCCGGCATCCCGACTCCCGCGTGGTCGACTCCCGTACGTCGGACGACGGGTCCTCGATCCGTCGCCGGCGGCAGTGCCCGAGCTGCCACCGCCGCTTCACCACGATCGAGACCGCCAGCCTGTCGGTGGTCAAGCGCTCGGGCGCCACCGAGCCCTTCAGCCGCGAGAAGATCGCGAACGGCGTCCGCAAGGCGTGCCAGGGTCGGCCCGTGAGCGAGGACGACCTCGCGCTCCTCGCGCAGAAGGTCGAGGAGAACCTGCGGACCGCGGGCTCGGCGGAGATCGACGCCTACGAGATCGGTCTGGCGATCCTCGGTCCGCTGCGCGAGCTCGACGAGGTCGCCTACCTCCGCTTCGCGAGCGTCTACCAGGCGTTCGACTCCCTGGAGGACTTCGAGACGGCGATCTCGGGCCTGCGCGCCGAGCACGTCGAGGGGCGCGACGCCGACGGTCGGGTGACGGGTTCCGCCGGACCCTCCTGA
- a CDS encoding DUF5302 domain-containing protein: MTQDPQPSAVSEEAKEKFRAALERKKTQGHPTADGGRNTGAVHGAETAGPTQRRFQRKSGSA; this comes from the coding sequence ATGACGCAGGACCCCCAGCCCTCGGCGGTGAGCGAGGAGGCCAAGGAGAAGTTCCGGGCCGCCCTCGAGCGCAAGAAGACCCAGGGTCACCCGACAGCGGACGGTGGCCGGAACACCGGCGCCGTCCACGGTGCGGAGACGGCGGGGCCGACCCAGCGTCGGTTCCAGCGCAAGTCCGGCTCGGCCTGA
- the serA gene encoding phosphoglycerate dehydrogenase, protein MPTALLLENLHPHARTILETAGFDVVTRTGALDEAELVEALAGVQVLGIRSKTNVPADVLAAAPDLEVVGAFCIGTNQIDLHAAASSGIAVFNAPFSNTRSVVEIAIADIISLTRRLTVFDKEMHAGVWNKSATGAHEVRGRTLGIIGYGNIGTQLSVLAENLGMSVVFYDTSEKLALGNARRMNTLDELLETADVVTLHVDGRAGNAGMFGAKQIARMRPGSIFLNLSRGFVVDYAALRDAVLSGHVAGAAVDVFPVEPKRKGDPFESELRGLPNVILTPHTGGSTEEAQEAIGQFVAHKVRDYLMTGSTNLSVNLPNLALDQRPDAHRVAYLHRNVPGVLATINATLAEHGVNIEGQLLATRGELGYVVTDVSSRVPTDVVDVLAGRPESLRLRLLD, encoded by the coding sequence GTGCCCACCGCCCTGCTGCTCGAGAACCTGCACCCGCACGCCCGGACGATCCTCGAGACGGCCGGCTTCGACGTCGTGACGCGCACCGGCGCGCTCGACGAGGCCGAGCTCGTCGAGGCGCTCGCCGGGGTCCAGGTGCTGGGGATCCGGTCCAAGACCAACGTCCCGGCCGACGTCCTCGCCGCCGCGCCCGACCTCGAGGTGGTCGGTGCGTTCTGCATCGGCACCAACCAGATCGACCTGCACGCCGCCGCGAGCAGCGGGATCGCGGTGTTCAACGCGCCGTTCTCCAACACCCGCTCGGTGGTGGAGATCGCGATCGCCGACATCATCTCCCTGACCCGCCGCCTGACGGTGTTCGACAAGGAGATGCACGCCGGGGTGTGGAACAAGTCCGCGACCGGCGCGCACGAGGTCCGCGGGCGCACGCTCGGCATCATCGGCTACGGCAACATCGGCACCCAGCTGTCGGTCCTCGCCGAGAACCTCGGCATGTCGGTCGTCTTCTACGACACGTCCGAGAAGCTCGCGCTGGGCAACGCCCGGCGGATGAACACGCTGGACGAGCTCCTCGAGACCGCCGACGTCGTCACGCTCCACGTCGACGGCCGCGCGGGCAACGCCGGGATGTTCGGCGCCAAGCAGATCGCGCGCATGCGGCCCGGCTCGATCTTCCTCAACCTGTCGCGCGGGTTCGTCGTCGACTACGCCGCGCTGCGCGACGCCGTGCTCTCCGGCCACGTCGCGGGCGCCGCGGTCGACGTCTTCCCGGTCGAGCCCAAGCGCAAGGGCGACCCGTTCGAGTCCGAGCTGCGCGGGCTGCCGAACGTCATCCTCACCCCCCACACGGGCGGCTCCACGGAGGAGGCGCAGGAGGCCATCGGGCAGTTCGTCGCCCACAAGGTCCGGGACTACCTGATGACGGGGTCGACCAACCTGTCGGTCAACCTGCCGAACCTCGCGCTGGACCAGCGTCCCGACGCCCACCGCGTCGCCTACCTCCACCGCAACGTCCCCGGCGTGCTGGCGACGATCAACGCCACCCTCGCCGAGCACGGCGTCAACATCGAGGGCCAGCTGCTGGCGACGCGCGGGGAGCTCGGCTACGTCGTCACCGACGTGTCGTCCCGGGTCCCCACCGACGTCGTGGACGTCCTCGCCGGGCGCCCGGAGTCGCTGCGCCTGCGGCTCCTCGACTGA
- a CDS encoding CotH kinase family protein, translating to MSQRTTRTLAAGVLACALAVPLLSPTVATGAPVPAAAVVAATDAGLTGDVTFSVPSKAFSGTLQVTLGTSVAGAQVRYTTDGSAPTASSPVASGPLSLTRSTEVRAQAFVGGTASGEPGSAQYVATTVTTRHDLPVLVLDSFGKGAVADDYHASAVIELQPQGGSTTLTDDPALVTRAGYRLRGQSSRMFDKKPYRLELWDNAGDDNDLPFFGMPAESDWALRGPFADKSLVREALMYDIGREMGLHTPRYRLVEVYVNDDAQPVAANDYRGVYMLEETIKNQKDRLDLKKLKPEDVTPPKVEGGYIIKFEWLASEQPLVPCAGTSRCWADLEVHDPDDLVPAQLDYISRYVGQVNDAIHSPNRADPATGYPSLIDVGSFVDLVIVNELSRDMDAYYRSQYFYKDRGGLLTAGPLWDFDLTLGVGGYFQNDQVSGWQYQQTRDNPPTDWFTVLMSDPTFANRVKVRWQELRRGPLADTALRSRVSTLTAPLAGAAARNFQRYPNLSTRMVGPFITPTAGTWSGQVSFMQDWLLRRAAWLDTTSGWGGPTTPLPTATPTVTPTPTASATPTASATPTPSATPTASATPTPSVTPRPTTQPGQACTATFRAVSTWPGGFQGEVTVTAGSAPLTGWTVTLGLPAGTSVTQSWNATLSGSGSSVTARNVSWNGALGAGAGTSFGFIGSGSGGSPTLTCAAG from the coding sequence ATGTCACAACGGACCACCCGCACGCTCGCAGCGGGGGTGCTGGCCTGTGCGCTGGCCGTCCCCCTGCTCAGCCCCACGGTCGCCACCGGCGCACCGGTGCCCGCGGCGGCGGTCGTCGCCGCCACGGACGCCGGGCTGACGGGCGACGTCACCTTCTCGGTGCCGAGCAAGGCGTTCAGCGGGACGCTGCAGGTCACGCTCGGCACCTCGGTCGCGGGCGCCCAGGTCCGCTACACGACGGACGGGTCCGCCCCCACGGCGTCCTCCCCCGTCGCCTCCGGCCCGCTGAGCCTGACCCGCAGCACCGAGGTGCGCGCGCAGGCCTTCGTCGGGGGCACCGCGAGCGGTGAGCCGGGCTCCGCGCAGTACGTCGCCACGACGGTCACGACGCGCCACGACCTGCCGGTGCTCGTGCTCGACTCCTTCGGCAAGGGCGCGGTGGCGGACGACTACCATGCCTCCGCGGTCATCGAGCTGCAGCCGCAGGGCGGCTCCACGACCCTGACGGACGACCCCGCGCTCGTGACCCGTGCCGGGTACCGGCTGCGCGGCCAGTCGTCGCGCATGTTCGACAAGAAGCCCTACCGGCTCGAGCTGTGGGACAACGCGGGCGACGACAACGACCTGCCGTTCTTCGGCATGCCGGCCGAGTCGGACTGGGCGCTGCGCGGGCCGTTCGCCGACAAGTCGCTGGTGCGCGAGGCGCTCATGTACGACATCGGGCGCGAGATGGGGCTGCACACGCCGCGCTACCGCCTCGTCGAGGTGTACGTGAACGACGACGCGCAGCCCGTGGCCGCGAACGACTACCGCGGCGTCTACATGCTCGAGGAGACGATCAAGAACCAGAAGGACCGGCTCGACCTCAAGAAGCTCAAGCCCGAGGACGTCACGCCCCCGAAGGTCGAGGGCGGCTACATCATCAAGTTCGAGTGGCTCGCGTCCGAGCAGCCCCTCGTGCCGTGCGCGGGCACGTCGAGGTGCTGGGCCGACCTCGAGGTGCACGACCCCGACGACCTCGTTCCCGCACAGCTCGACTACATCTCCCGGTACGTCGGGCAGGTGAACGACGCCATCCACTCGCCGAACCGTGCCGACCCCGCCACGGGCTACCCGTCGCTCATCGACGTCGGCTCGTTCGTCGACCTCGTGATCGTCAACGAGCTCAGCCGGGACATGGACGCCTACTACCGCAGCCAGTACTTCTACAAGGACCGTGGCGGCCTGCTGACCGCCGGGCCGCTGTGGGACTTCGACCTCACGCTCGGGGTCGGCGGGTACTTCCAGAACGACCAGGTCTCCGGCTGGCAGTACCAGCAGACGCGCGACAACCCGCCGACCGACTGGTTCACCGTGCTCATGAGCGACCCGACGTTCGCCAACCGCGTCAAGGTGCGGTGGCAGGAGCTGCGCCGCGGGCCGCTGGCCGACACGGCGCTGCGCTCACGCGTGTCGACTCTCACGGCGCCGCTGGCGGGGGCCGCCGCTCGCAACTTCCAGCGCTACCCGAACCTCTCGACGCGGATGGTCGGCCCGTTCATCACGCCGACCGCCGGGACGTGGAGCGGCCAGGTGTCCTTCATGCAGGACTGGCTGCTGCGGCGGGCGGCGTGGCTCGACACGACGTCCGGCTGGGGCGGACCGACGACCCCGCTCCCCACCGCGACACCGACGGTCACGCCGACGCCCACCGCCAGCGCGACACCGACCGCCAGCGCCACACCCACCCCCTCCGCGACACCCACCGCCTCCGCGACACCCACCCCGTCCGTCACGCCGCGGCCCACGACGCAGCCCGGCCAGGCGTGCACGGCCACGTTCCGCGCCGTCTCGACGTGGCCCGGCGGGTTCCAGGGCGAGGTCACCGTCACGGCGGGCTCGGCCCCGCTCACCGGCTGGACCGTCACCCTGGGGCTCCCGGCCGGCACGAGCGTCACCCAGTCCTGGAACGCGACGCTCAGCGGCAGCGGGTCGAGCGTCACCGCCCGCAACGTGTCGTGGAACGGCGCGCTGGGCGCAGGAGCCGGGACGTCGTTCGGGTTCATCGGATCCGGCAGCGGGGGCAGCCCGACGCTGACCTGCGCCGCGGGCTGA
- a CDS encoding polyphosphate polymerase domain-containing protein — protein sequence MTADADLLEDPVARLVPVGLDELVERAGLLTRVDRKYLVPVDDVGALVRLLPRDAQVLEIGSRRLFEYESVYFDTPDLLAYHLAAHRRRRRFKVRTRTYVDSALCWIEVKTRGARGTTVKDRVPHLLDDRSSVDPALPFVTATLAAHGITGAESMRWSPTLLTRYRRATILLPDSDSRLTVDVDLLWHDGRRPLHLHGLAVVETKTGSTASAADRLLWVHGHRPLRISKYATGLAALQPELPANRWHRTLRHHLLPHSASAVEAYAHS from the coding sequence GTGACGGCCGACGCCGACCTGCTCGAGGATCCCGTCGCACGTCTGGTGCCGGTGGGCCTCGACGAGCTCGTCGAGCGCGCGGGGCTGCTGACCCGCGTCGACCGCAAGTACCTCGTGCCCGTCGACGACGTCGGCGCACTCGTGCGGCTGCTCCCCCGCGACGCCCAGGTGCTCGAGATCGGGTCCCGGCGCCTCTTCGAGTACGAGTCGGTGTACTTCGACACCCCCGACCTGCTCGCGTACCACCTCGCCGCCCACCGGCGCCGGCGACGGTTCAAGGTGCGCACGCGCACGTACGTGGACTCGGCGCTGTGCTGGATCGAGGTCAAGACGCGCGGCGCCCGCGGGACGACCGTCAAGGACCGGGTGCCCCACCTGCTCGACGACCGCAGCAGCGTCGACCCCGCGCTGCCCTTCGTCACCGCGACGCTCGCGGCCCACGGCATCACCGGGGCCGAGTCGATGCGCTGGTCACCGACGCTCCTGACGCGGTACCGGCGCGCCACGATCCTGCTGCCGGACTCCGACAGCCGCCTCACGGTCGACGTGGACCTGCTCTGGCACGACGGACGCCGGCCGCTGCACCTGCACGGGCTCGCGGTCGTCGAGACCAAGACCGGATCGACCGCGTCGGCCGCCGACCGGCTGCTGTGGGTGCACGGTCACCGTCCGCTGCGCATCTCGAAGTACGCGACCGGCCTGGCCGCCCTGCAGCCCGAGCTCCCCGCGAACCGCTGGCACCGCACGCTGCGCCACCACCTGCTCCCGCACAGCGCGAGCGCCGTCGAGGCCTACGCGCACAGCTGA
- a CDS encoding DUF4956 domain-containing protein: protein MDQLVLIGADLAGIGLLTWTYFRRHRRRDLVVAFLGVNVGVLAVASTLGSATIGAGLGLGLFGVLSIIRLRSTEIDQREVAYYFAALALGILGALPGRALWHSIAFMALLLVAVLLADHPRVMRRHQRQELVLDGAVLDRVALVARLEGMLGARVHHVAVQRIDLVNDTTWVDVRYETVPPARRRGHAQAPRDAARTPTGATS from the coding sequence ATGGACCAGCTCGTGCTCATCGGCGCCGACCTCGCAGGCATCGGCCTGCTGACATGGACGTACTTCCGCCGCCACCGGCGGCGTGACCTCGTCGTCGCCTTCCTCGGCGTCAACGTCGGGGTGCTCGCCGTGGCCTCGACGCTGGGGTCGGCGACGATCGGCGCCGGCCTCGGCCTCGGCCTGTTCGGCGTGCTGTCGATCATCCGGCTGCGCTCGACGGAGATCGACCAGCGCGAGGTGGCCTACTACTTCGCCGCGCTCGCCCTCGGCATCCTGGGAGCGCTTCCCGGCCGCGCCCTGTGGCACTCGATCGCGTTCATGGCGCTCCTGCTGGTCGCGGTGCTCCTGGCCGACCACCCCCGCGTGATGCGGCGGCACCAGCGCCAGGAGCTCGTCCTCGACGGCGCGGTGCTCGACCGGGTCGCGCTCGTGGCACGCCTCGAGGGCATGCTGGGGGCGCGCGTGCACCACGTCGCCGTGCAGCGGATCGACCTCGTGAACGACACGACCTGGGTCGACGTCCGGTACGAGACGGTCCCGCCGGCCCGACGACGCGGGCACGCGCAGGCCCCCCGCGACGCGGCGCGCACGCCGACCGGGGCCACCTCGTGA
- a CDS encoding HelD family protein, translating into MAAIDSELVGEQQVVDGLYRRLDELRAQSRRRLAAVRRAGPSGSPQNRSERDAFATLYEDRLAQLESVEDRLAFGRLDLRDGEHRYIGRIGLTDEEQTPLLTDWRAPAAQAFYRATAAHPDGVVRRRHLVTSGRKVTGLEDDVLDLEALAEAGVDPASLAGASGEGALLAALGAARTGRMGDIVATIQAEQDAVIRSPLTGALVVQGGPGTGKTAVALHRAAYLLYAHRRLLERSGVLMVGPSRTFLRYIDQVLPSLGETGVVTATIADLYPGVEARGTEAAEVARLKGSTVMARVVGRAVRQRQRVPQQATRVRVDGRTVVVRPQDVAAAIGRARRQNRPHNQARVTFVRDMLARLAEQYVQQLGWEVPPEDRAEIVEDLRSTREIRIALNLAWMPLTPQRLLTDLWTKPYRLDAAAPELSAHERALLARPADAPWTPADVPLLDEAAELLGEDDQAARAQARADAERQAADVEYARQVLRSTGAGDMVSAETLAGRFASSGPSLTTAERAAADRSWTYGHVVVDEAQELSAMAWRALLRRVPTRSLTIVGDVAQTSSPAGTHEWAAMLDPLLRGTWRLAELTVNYRTPAVVAAAARRVALAAGLPVSPQTSARDVPDALTFEHVTEDALATAAAAAADRLAAEVGDAAGAGRVAVVAAADRAFAIRAELAAAGHAVPAGDAVDLQAPLVVLTPTQAKGLEFDVVVLIEPAQVLAASAGDLYVAMTRPTHALHVVHAHDLPAGFDAPA; encoded by the coding sequence GTGGCAGCGATCGACAGCGAGCTCGTGGGTGAGCAGCAGGTCGTCGACGGGCTGTACCGGCGCCTCGACGAGCTGCGCGCCCAGTCCCGCCGCCGTCTCGCGGCAGTGCGCCGTGCGGGACCGTCCGGCTCGCCCCAGAACCGCTCCGAGCGTGACGCGTTCGCGACGCTGTACGAGGACCGGCTGGCCCAGCTGGAGTCGGTGGAGGACCGGCTCGCGTTCGGCCGTCTCGACCTGCGCGACGGCGAGCACCGCTACATCGGTCGCATCGGCCTGACCGACGAGGAGCAGACGCCGCTGCTCACGGACTGGCGGGCCCCGGCCGCCCAGGCGTTCTACCGCGCCACCGCAGCGCACCCGGACGGCGTCGTGCGGCGTCGCCACCTCGTCACCTCGGGGCGCAAGGTCACGGGCCTCGAGGACGACGTGCTGGACCTCGAGGCGCTCGCGGAGGCAGGGGTGGACCCGGCGTCGCTGGCGGGGGCCTCGGGCGAGGGCGCGCTGCTGGCCGCGCTGGGTGCCGCCCGGACCGGCCGCATGGGCGACATCGTCGCGACGATCCAGGCCGAGCAGGACGCCGTCATCCGCTCCCCCCTGACGGGCGCCCTCGTCGTGCAGGGCGGGCCCGGCACCGGCAAGACCGCCGTGGCGCTGCACCGGGCCGCGTACCTCCTCTACGCCCACCGGCGTCTCCTGGAGCGCTCCGGCGTCCTGATGGTCGGGCCCTCGCGCACGTTCCTGCGCTACATCGACCAGGTGCTGCCCTCCCTCGGGGAGACCGGTGTGGTCACAGCGACGATCGCCGACCTCTACCCGGGCGTCGAGGCGCGCGGTACCGAGGCCGCGGAGGTGGCGCGGCTCAAGGGCAGCACGGTCATGGCGCGGGTCGTCGGGCGTGCCGTGCGGCAGCGCCAGCGCGTCCCGCAGCAGGCCACGCGCGTGCGGGTGGACGGCCGCACGGTCGTCGTGCGGCCTCAGGACGTCGCGGCGGCGATCGGGCGCGCGCGCCGCCAGAACCGGCCGCACAACCAGGCGCGCGTGACCTTCGTGCGCGACATGCTCGCGCGGCTCGCGGAGCAGTACGTGCAGCAGCTCGGCTGGGAGGTGCCGCCGGAGGACCGTGCGGAGATCGTCGAGGACCTGCGGTCGACCCGCGAGATCCGGATCGCGCTGAACCTGGCGTGGATGCCGCTGACGCCGCAGCGCCTGCTGACGGACCTGTGGACCAAGCCCTACCGTCTCGACGCCGCGGCACCGGAGCTGTCCGCGCACGAGCGCGCGCTGCTCGCGCGCCCTGCCGACGCCCCGTGGACACCGGCCGACGTGCCGCTCCTGGACGAGGCCGCCGAGCTGCTCGGGGAGGACGACCAGGCGGCCCGCGCGCAGGCGCGCGCCGACGCCGAGCGGCAGGCCGCCGACGTCGAGTACGCGCGCCAGGTGCTGCGCAGCACGGGGGCGGGCGACATGGTCTCGGCGGAGACGCTCGCCGGTCGGTTCGCGAGCTCCGGCCCGTCGCTCACGACGGCGGAGCGCGCCGCGGCGGACCGCTCGTGGACGTACGGCCACGTGGTGGTCGACGAGGCGCAGGAGCTGTCGGCGATGGCGTGGCGCGCTCTGCTGCGGCGTGTCCCGACGCGGTCCCTGACCATCGTGGGCGACGTCGCGCAGACGTCCTCGCCCGCAGGCACGCACGAGTGGGCGGCGATGCTCGACCCGCTCCTGCGCGGCACCTGGCGGCTCGCCGAGCTGACCGTGAACTACCGGACGCCCGCCGTGGTCGCCGCTGCGGCGCGCCGGGTCGCGCTCGCTGCGGGCCTGCCCGTCAGCCCGCAGACCTCGGCGCGCGACGTCCCCGACGCCCTGACCTTCGAGCACGTCACCGAGGACGCGCTCGCCACGGCCGCGGCGGCGGCTGCCGACCGCCTCGCCGCCGAGGTCGGGGACGCGGCGGGGGCGGGCCGGGTCGCGGTCGTCGCCGCCGCCGACCGTGCTTTCGCGATCCGCGCCGAGCTGGCCGCTGCCGGGCACGCCGTACCGGCCGGCGACGCGGTCGACCTGCAGGCCCCGCTCGTGGTCCTGACTCCTACCCAGGCGAAGGGGCTCGAGTTCGACGTGGTGGTGCTGATCGAGCCCGCGCAGGTGCTGGCGGCGTCCGCCGGCGACCTCTACGTCGCCATGACACGGCCGACCCACGCGCTGCACGTGGTGCACGCGCACGACCTGCCCGCCGGTTTCGACGCGCCGGCCTGA
- a CDS encoding PP2C family protein-serine/threonine phosphatase translates to MHGSVARDADVQSGGPGDDGTPLRILVVEDDEGDAVLVREHLQDGGLLHETVWVRTVDEALMHLDADCVLLDLGLPDATGLGALQRVLAAGAPPVVVLTGLTGTDAGVEAVAAGAQDFLVKSDVEPDLLARAVRYAVQRRRLDDTGRALYQSLVRAAETTRLERALLPTPAVRDARLEVRVAYRAGRQGLLGGDFYDVVERPDGTVLAMVGDVCGHGPDEAALGATLRTAWRTLVLADIPADEILGLLERVLAAERARPEIFTTVSMLAVQPDRRSADLYLAGHPVPLRLGPPAALLPAGHRGRALGIPVGGGWPAERLELGDSWRLLLYTDGLLEATIGNGTRRLGKAGLLEVADRTVQGVVETDGDVRPDEDPLLGRMLSGVRALHGGDLVDDAAVVLIGWDG, encoded by the coding sequence GTGCACGGCTCTGTGGCGCGCGACGCTGACGTGCAGTCAGGTGGTCCCGGAGACGACGGCACCCCCCTGCGGATCCTCGTGGTCGAGGACGACGAGGGCGACGCGGTCCTCGTGCGCGAGCACCTGCAGGACGGCGGCCTGCTGCACGAGACCGTGTGGGTGCGCACGGTCGACGAGGCGCTCATGCACCTCGACGCCGACTGCGTCCTGCTCGACCTCGGCCTGCCGGACGCGACGGGCCTGGGCGCGCTGCAGCGCGTGCTCGCGGCGGGTGCCCCGCCCGTCGTGGTGCTCACGGGCCTGACGGGGACGGACGCCGGGGTCGAGGCGGTGGCCGCGGGCGCGCAGGACTTCCTCGTCAAGAGCGACGTCGAGCCCGACCTGCTCGCGCGCGCGGTGCGGTACGCCGTGCAGCGCCGGCGGCTCGACGACACGGGTCGCGCCCTGTACCAGAGCCTCGTGCGCGCGGCGGAGACCACCCGGCTGGAGCGCGCGCTGCTGCCGACACCGGCCGTGCGGGACGCCCGCCTGGAGGTCCGCGTCGCGTACCGCGCAGGCCGTCAGGGTCTGCTCGGCGGCGACTTCTACGACGTCGTGGAGCGACCCGACGGCACCGTGCTGGCGATGGTCGGGGACGTCTGCGGCCACGGTCCGGACGAGGCGGCGCTCGGCGCGACGCTGCGCACCGCCTGGCGCACCCTGGTGCTCGCCGACATCCCCGCCGACGAGATCCTGGGCCTGCTGGAACGCGTCCTGGCCGCCGAGCGCGCCCGTCCCGAGATCTTCACGACCGTGTCGATGCTCGCGGTCCAGCCCGACCGGCGCTCCGCCGACCTCTACCTCGCCGGTCACCCCGTGCCGCTGCGCCTGGGCCCGCCCGCGGCGCTGCTGCCGGCGGGGCACCGCGGTCGCGCGCTGGGGATCCCCGTGGGGGGTGGCTGGCCCGCGGAGCGTCTCGAGCTCGGCGACTCCTGGCGCCTCCTGCTCTACACCGACGGCCTGCTCGAGGCCACCATCGGCAACGGGACCCGTCGCCTCGGCAAGGCGGGCCTCCTCGAGGTGGCCGACCGCACCGTGCAGGGAGTGGTGGAGACGGACGGCGACGTGCGACCCGACGAGGACCCCCTGCTCGGGCGGATGCTCTCCGGCGTGCGCGCGCTGCACGGCGGCGACCTCGTCGACGACGCCGCCGTCGTGCTGATCGGGTGGGACGGATGA
- a CDS encoding sensor histidine kinase: MTAADGASPRRAATTLRRRLTLLLVTAGALLGVVLVLSGFVLARALASQDAVTGLYFDAVSGADAAYVGLVDAETAVRGFALTGDEIALEPYERSLDDVTFTVLADELASETPDETLLAAARAAARASERWHEDFATPVIEQVSAGGSAAVSPEQIEAGRVLFDEARAAAEAYVQEVRASRAIAAQELATWTAATGGLVLLLVLAAVATGISLWFALRRWVLVPVTQLGQASRAVTQGDLSHVVRVEGPGELEELASDVEQMRLGLVTQLAELRSSREEITEAHQRLTEQAEELRRSNRDLEQFAYVASHDLQEPLRKVASFTQLLQKRYGGQLDERADQYIDFAVDGAKRMQRLIQDLLGFSRVGRVGGEVVDVDLAVALERAQDQLSERIEEAGAVVTHGDLPVVRGEEPLLVQLFQNVVGNAVKFRHPDRTPHLHVTARRVEGAWEIEARDNGIGIDPQYVDRVFVIFQRLHAKDVYEGTGIGLALCKKIVEFHGGRIWIPETDGDGTTIRWTLPVTEDENPHDGDEGRS; this comes from the coding sequence ATGACCGCGGCGGACGGCGCGTCGCCGCGCCGCGCCGCGACGACCCTGCGCCGGCGCCTGACGCTGCTGCTGGTGACGGCGGGCGCGCTGCTGGGCGTCGTGCTCGTGCTCTCCGGCTTCGTGCTCGCGCGCGCGCTGGCGTCCCAGGACGCGGTCACCGGGCTCTACTTCGACGCCGTCTCGGGCGCCGACGCCGCGTACGTGGGGCTCGTCGACGCCGAGACGGCCGTGCGGGGCTTCGCGCTCACCGGTGACGAGATCGCTCTCGAGCCCTACGAGCGGTCGCTCGACGACGTCACGTTCACGGTGCTGGCGGACGAGCTCGCGTCGGAGACACCCGACGAGACGCTCCTGGCGGCGGCACGTGCGGCCGCGCGCGCTTCCGAGCGCTGGCACGAGGACTTCGCCACCCCGGTGATCGAGCAGGTCAGCGCCGGCGGGAGCGCGGCGGTGAGCCCCGAGCAGATCGAGGCCGGGCGTGTCCTCTTCGACGAGGCGCGGGCCGCGGCGGAGGCGTACGTGCAGGAGGTGCGCGCGTCGCGCGCGATCGCGGCCCAGGAGCTGGCGACCTGGACGGCCGCGACGGGCGGCCTCGTGCTGCTGCTGGTCCTGGCGGCGGTGGCGACGGGCATCTCGCTGTGGTTCGCCCTGCGCCGGTGGGTGCTCGTGCCGGTGACGCAGCTCGGTCAGGCCAGCCGCGCGGTGACGCAGGGCGACCTCAGCCACGTGGTGCGGGTCGAGGGCCCGGGCGAGCTCGAGGAGCTCGCGTCCGACGTCGAGCAGATGCGCCTGGGTCTCGTCACGCAGCTCGCGGAGCTGCGCTCGTCCCGCGAGGAGATCACCGAGGCGCACCAGCGGCTCACCGAGCAGGCCGAGGAGCTGCGGCGCTCCAACCGTGACCTCGAGCAGTTCGCGTACGTCGCGTCGCACGACCTCCAGGAGCCGCTGCGCAAGGTCGCGAGCTTCACGCAGCTGCTGCAGAAGCGGTACGGCGGTCAGCTCGACGAGCGTGCGGACCAGTACATCGACTTTGCCGTCGACGGCGCCAAGCGCATGCAGCGCCTCATCCAGGACCTGCTCGGGTTCTCCCGCGTGGGTCGCGTCGGCGGCGAGGTCGTCGACGTGGACCTCGCGGTGGCGCTCGAGCGTGCGCAGGACCAGCTCTCCGAGCGCATCGAGGAGGCGGGGGCCGTCGTCACGCACGGCGACCTGCCGGTCGTGCGCGGCGAGGAGCCGCTGCTGGTCCAGCTCTTCCAGAACGTCGTGGGCAACGCCGTGAAGTTCCGGCACCCCGACCGCACGCCCCACCTGCACGTCACCGCGCGCCGCGTGGAGGGTGCGTGGGAGATCGAGGCCCGTGACAACGGGATCGGGATCGACCCGCAGTACGTCGACCGCGTGTTCGTCATCTTCCAGCGCCTGCACGCCAAGGACGTCTACGAGGGCACCGGCATCGGGCTGGCGCTGTGCAAGAAGATCGTCGAGTTCCACGGCGGTCGCATCTGGATCCCGGAGACCGACGGCGACGGGACCACCATCCGCTGGACCCTGCCGGTGACCGAGGACGAGAACCCCCACGACGGGGACGAAGGACGGAGCTGA